Proteins encoded together in one Impatiens glandulifera chromosome 1, dImpGla2.1, whole genome shotgun sequence window:
- the LOC124919046 gene encoding sulfate transporter 1.3-like, translating to MVNGRNDEQIRDEPGVIPYSYKVKEPPKQGLFTEFKSTVKETFFPDDPLRSFKDVSTSRKFVLGLRSVFPFLDWARGYNLTKFKGDFIAGLTIASLCIPQDIGYAKLANLPVQYGLYSSFVPPLVYAFMGSSRDIAIGPVAVVSLLLGTLLQKEIDPVKDKANYLSLAFTATFFAGITQATLGFFRLGFLIDFLSHAAIVGFMAGAAITIALQQLKGLFGIKVFTKKTDIVHVLKSVFHNAHHGWNWETILIGVSFLAFLLLAKFIGKKNKKLFWVPAIAPLISVIISTACVYGFRADKKGVQIVGHIPQGINPSSVQKIFFSGKHLFVGFRIGVIAGLIALTEAVSIARTFAAMKDYHIDGNKEMVALGTMNIIGSMSSCYVTTGSFSRSAVNYYAGCHTAVSNIVMSMVVMLTLEVITPLFKYTPNAILASIIINAVLGLIDIDAIKLIWKIDKFDFLACMGAFFGVVFISVEIGLLISVCISFAKILLQVTRPRIALLGNIPRTSVYRNVLQYPDASRIPGLLIVRVDSGIYFSNANYIRERTLRWLTEEEELIKDKDQRIQYVIIEMSPVTDIDTSGIHGLEALHQSLHKKEIKLAVANPGPVVTEKLHLSKFVELIGEENVFLTVADAVRRCAPLAGP from the exons ATGGTTAATGGAAGGAATGACGAGCAAATCAGGGATGAGCCAGGGGTAATTCCGTACTCTTACAAAGTCAAAGAGCCTCCAAAGCAGGGTCTCTTTACTGAATTCAAGTCCACTGTCAAGGAAACATTTTTCCCGGATGATCCTTTGCGTTCTTTCAAGGATGTATCAACTTCGAGAAAGTTTGTTCTTGGCTTGAGATCTGTTTTCCCTTTTCTAGATTGGGCAAGGGGTTACAATCTCACCAAGTTCAAAGGGGATTTCATAGCTGGACTTACCATTGCAAGTCTTTGTATTCCTCAG gaTATTGGATATGCAAAGCTTGCAAACCTTCCTGTGCAATATGGCCTTT ACAGCAGTTTTGTTCCTCCTTTGGTTTATGCATTCATGGGAAGCTCAAGAGATATTGCCATTGGTCCAGTTGCTGTTGTGTCTCTACTTCTTGGAACCTTGCTGCAAAAGGAGATTGATCCAGTTAAAGACAAAGCCAACTACCTTAGTCTTGCATTTACAGCTACATTCTTTGCGGGAATCACCCAAGCAACACTTGGTTTCTTTAG GTTGGGTTTCTTGATTGACTTTCTTTCTCATGCTGCCATTGTTGGCTTCATGGCAGGAGCTGCAATTACTATTGCACTCCAACAGCTGAAAGGTCTTTTTGGTAtaaaggtttttacaaaaaagaCGGATATAGTTCATGTCCTGAAATCAGTATTTCATAATGCCCATCATGGG TGGAATTGGGAGACGATACTAATAGGTGTATCGTTCTTGGCTTTTCTTCTTCTCGCCAAGTTCATT ggaaagaagaacaagaaactCTTTTGGGTTCCGGCAATTGCCCCTTtgatttcagttatcatatcgACAGCTTGTGTTTATGGTTTTCGTGCGGATAAGAAAGGTGTCCAAATT GTGGGTCATATCCCACAGGGCATCAATCCTTCATCTGTCCAGAAAATCTTCTTCTCTGGCAAACATTTATTTGTGGGTTTCAGGATTGGTGTTATTGCAGGGTTGATCGCACTTACG GAAGCTGTTTCGATTGCTAGAACATTTGCAGCAATGAAGGACTACCATATTGATGGGAACAAAGAAATGGTAGCGTTAGGAACCATGAACATCATCGGCTCGATGTCATCTTGCTACGTGACAACAG GATCGTTTTCGAGATCGGCTGTGAATTACTACGCGGGATGCCATACAGCAGTGTCGAATATTGTGATGTCGATGGTGGTTATGTTGACTTTGGAAGTGATAACACCTCTTTTTAAGTACACCCCGAACGCAATTCTAGCGTCCATCATTATTAATGCCGTGCTTGGATTAATAGACATCGATGCAATTAAACTTATTTGGAAAATCGATAAGTTCGACTTCCTTGCCTGCATGGGAGCTTTCTTTGGTGTCGTCTTCATTTCTGTTGAGATTGGCCTCTTAATTTCT GTATGCATATCGTTTGCGAAAATTCTTTTACAAGTGACTAGGCCTCGGATTGCTTTGCTGGGGAATATTCCGAGAACTTCGGTATACAGAAATGTATTGCAGTATCCAGATGCATCTAGGATTCCGGGGCTGTTGATTGTTAGGGTTGATTCCGGGATCTATTTTTCAAATGCTAACTATATCCGTGAGAG gACTTTGAGGTGGCTAACTGAGGAGGAAGAACTGATTAAAGATAAGGACCAGAGAATTCAATATGTGATAATCGAGATGTCGC CTGTAACCGACATAGATACTAGTGGCATTCACGGATTGGAAGCGTTACACCAGTCTCTGCATAAAAAAGAAATCAAG CTTGCTGTAGCAAATCCTGGACCTGTTGTGACAGAGAAGCTGCATTTATCAAAATTTGTAGAGTTGATTGGGGAGGAGAACGTGTTTCTCACTGTCGCAGATGCCGTTCGCAGGTGTGCTCCCCTTGCAGGACCATGA